Sequence from the Clupea harengus chromosome 20, Ch_v2.0.2, whole genome shotgun sequence genome:
TCCTTATCGTGCGTAAAGTCTGTAAATTCCGAGAGCATCTCAGGAAAACTGTCCGCTACCGCCACGTTGACATTGACTGTAGCTGAACGAGAGGGCTGTCCGTTGTCCTCGACTATTACAGTCAACTTTTGTTTCACGGCATCCTTGTCAGTGACTTGTCGAATAGTTCTTACTTCTCCATTCTGAGCGCCTACTTCAAACAGCGCTCTGTCGGTTGCTTTCATGAGTTTATATGAGAGCCAGGCATTCTGTCCAGAGTCCACATCCACTGCCACCACTTTTGTGACAAGATAGCCCAAATCTGCTGAACGAGGCACAATTTCTGCCAGCATAGAACTACTTGTCTGTACAGGGTACAGAATCTGCGGTGCATTGTCGTTTTGATCATGTATGACTATTCTAACGGTAACATTGCTAGTTAATGGAGGAGAGCCTCCATCTTGGGCCTTTACACGAAAGTGAAAGTCTTTTATCTGCTCGTAATCAAAAGAACGCACAGCATGTATGACTCCACTCTCAGCATTGACGGACACGTACGAAGAGATGGCTACTCCATTAATCATACCTTCATCCAGTATATAGGAAACACGGGCATTCTGCCTCCAGTCTGCGTCTACGGCCCTAACTGCAAATACAGAGAGACCCGGAGAGTTGTTTTCAATAACAGATGCTTCATATGAGGCCTTTTCAAACAGAGGTGCATTATCATTCACATCAGTTATCTGTAAGCTGAGAGTGATACTACTGGAAAGTGACGGAACACCTTCATCAGAGCACGTCACGGTAATATTATACTCGGAGTCTGTTTCGCGGTCCAGTGCACTGTCAGTGACGATGCTATAAAAACCATTTGATGTTAACTTGATAGTAAAAGGAATGTTGTCATTCATTCCGCACTGCACTTCTCCGTTTGTATCAGAATCTGGATCATCCACACTAATCATCGCTACAACTGTGTTTGCAGGGGAGTCTTCGGTAACTGATGTGGATTGCgatataatattaataacagGACTGTTATCATTGACGTCAATTACATCCACGATTATTTTACTCGAGTCTGACAAGCCACCCTTATCTAGTGCTTCTATATCGATCTGATAGTATTTGGCTGTTTCGTAGTCAACCTGCCCCACTAAAATAATATCACCGTTTTTGTCTATTTGAAACAATTCAGACACCCCGTCGTGACtatttgaaattaaataactTACGTCTCCGTTGCTCCCTTTATCTGCATCGGATGCACTGACTGAAGTTACAAATGTTCCTTTATTGGAATGTTCAGGTATTACGCTCTTATAGACAGCCTTAGTGAAAACAGGAGCATTGTCATTACTATCTAACACGGTGATGTATATTTGAACTGTTCCCGACATAAGGGGCTCACCGCCATCCATAGCTGTCAGAAGAAGCGAAATGTTCTCCGCCTTCTCACGATCTAGAGGTTTTTGTAAAACCATTTCTACCTTTTTAGTACCATCAGCCTGGCTATGCAGTTTCAAAACAAAATTATCTGTCGGTTTTAATGTATAGCTTTGAAGACCATTGATGCCTATGTCTAGATCGATCGCTTTGTCTAATACAAATTTTGATCCTAACACAGCCGATTCACTTATTTCAATACGTTTTTCATTGGGAAATGTGGGAGCATTATCATTTACGTCGGTAATCTCTACTGTTACTCTGTACAATTCCATTGGATTCTCCAGAATAATCTGGAAGTGAAGAGCACAAGGCGTAGTCGGTCCGCATAATGCCTCTCGATCTATTCTCTCTTTGATGACGAGGATTCCCCTTTCTCTATTCAGCTCGATGTACTCTGTGCTATCTGTTGTATAAATACGAGCTTTACCTGATTTAAGTCTTTTCACGTCCAATCCCAAATCCTGTGCTATATTACCGACAACAGAGCCTTTAGCCATCTCCTCGGCGATGGAGTAACTCACTTGTCCGTACACTGAGCTTAGTGAGATGAACGACATGAACAATAGGACTATTCCTCTTGTCGAAAATGTCCAGGTCGGAGACGGTAGAATCCAAGAGAAATTATGACGATTCATGCTTGCTGCTCGGAAAAGGAAAGTAAGTTGTATTTATCTCCCGTATAGGTTGGAGACGAACACGCAGCGTAAGGTAACAGCTCCGTTTTGCTCGTCACTTTTACACAGGTCATGTAAGAATGGTGGGGGAGGTACAATTTGTAGGATGGTCTATGTTCATCAGTAACATACTGTTGGCCAACAGCGGCCCTCTGAGCCTAACCAATAGAACTACACTGGTAAATCGTACCAACACAGCGGTCAGAAACCAAAAAAGGTGCTTAAAGTTGCATTGCACCAAACCATTGCACCTGATCAGTTAATAAATGCCAAGATGCTTAAAATGAGTCATCAATTGCATTGTACTAAACATGACATAcacatctctctgcactctcttcGACCTACAGAACCCGTCAGAAGGTGAGTATGTTTAAACAGTGGAGTGGTTGAAAAACATTTTCAGGACCATGGTCAGCGATTTGGAAAGCTCTGCGAGCCGACCCACATGGAGGCCTACCATACACAAGATCTGCACGAACTGTTCAAAATATGTGAGCACCGATAGGATACATTTATGTATAGGAGacacagtgagaaagagggagagagagagagacgtgggtgtgtgtgtgtgcgaacacAAGAACCATGCTCACCTGGTCTCGTAAGTCTTCAGGGCTCATAATGTCTCTCTGCACATGAGGAAGTGTTTGTGATCCACTCGTGTCCAGACTAATGATGCTCTGACCACATGGGCCTCCATATTTCACATCACTCTTTCGCGAGTCAGTTGTCCTGTAATGCTCGTAGTTGTACACATGTTGCAGAGTTCCTGTGCCCCCTACGTCTGTGTAAAGGGGTGGGTAATACGGAATAACCGGTAGATTTCCGTTGGATTTATAAAACATCCGGTCACGTCTCCATCTGTAACATTTTACTGACAGTATGGCTATTATGGATACGATGAAGAGAAAAGACACTACAGCCAGGGCCAAGACGAGATAAAAAAACAGGTTGTCATTGTACTCCTTATCATGCGTAAAGTCACTGAACTCCGAGAGTACATCTGGAAAGCTGTCAGCCAACGCCACATTAACATTGACTGTAGCAGAGCGAGAGGGCTGTCCGTTATCCTCCACAACAACAGCCAGCTTTTGTTTCACCGCATCTTTATCAGTGATTTGACGGATAGTTCTTATTTCTCCATTCTGTGTGCCCACTTCAAACAGGGCTCTGTCTGTTGCTTTCTGTAGTTTATATGAGAGCCAGGCATTCTGCCCCGAGTCCACATCAACAGCAACTACTTTAGAGACAAGGTAGCCCACATCTGCTGAACGAGGCACAATTTCAGCAACGAGGGAACCACTGGTCTGTACTGGATAAAGAATCTGTGGTGCGTTGTCGTTTTGGTCTTGAATAGTTATGACCACGCTGACATTGCGACTCAGTGGGGGAGAACCACCATCCTGCGCTTTTACGCGGAAATGGAAAGATTTAAGTTGCTCATAATCAAACGAGCGCACAGAATGAATGACACCGCTCTCAGCATTGACAGACACATAAGAGGAGACGGGTACCCCATTAACTGAGGATTCCTCCAACATATAAGACACTCGGGCATTCTGGTTCCAGTCAGCGTCTTTAGCTAATAGCCTGAAAATAGAGATCCCCGGTGTGTTATTTTCTATCACCGAGGCCTCATACGAGCTCTTTTCAAACACGGGCGCGTTATCATTGACGTCTGATACTCGTAACGAGAGACTGATGCTGCTGGAGAGCGACGGCAAACCTGCATCGTTGCACGTCACTGTGATATTATACACTGAATTCCTTTCTCTGTCTAAATCATCATCTGTAACGAGACTGTAAAACCCATTTGTTGTCGTTTTTAGAGTAAAAGGTGAATTATCCTTGGTTAAGCACTCAACTCGACCGTCATCTCCAGAATCGGGGTCCTGCACTTTAAACATGCCAACTACAACTCCAGGCTTGGAATCTTCAGCAATAACATTTGACATTGATAATACATTGATTGTGGGTGCGTTATCATTCGTGTCTAACACATCGATCTGTACTTTACATAAATCAGTTAGACCCCCTTCATCACTAGCTTGCACATGTATCTCATAATGTCGCACCTTTTCATAATCTACTTTTCCTTTTGACGTTAACACTCCGTTTTTCTCATCTATTTCAAACATGTCGCGTGTTTCATCCATATTATTTGTTATGGAATAGGTGATATCTCCATTTGACCCTTGGTCCGCGTCTGACGCGCTGACTGTTGTTAAAACCGTGCCTTTTGCAACATTCTCTGTTATACTTGCCTTGTAAATCGGCTGCGTAAAAACAGGCGCATTGTCATTTGCGTCTAGAACAGTGATGTGAATCTGCGCTGTGCCAGATAACTGTGGATCTCCTCCATCCACAGCCGTTAAGACCAATGGCAACATCTCTTGCTTTTCTCGATCTAAAGACTTTTGTAAAACCATCTCCACAATTTTTCTACCATCTGGCTGGTTTTTCAATTTAAGCACAAAATTATCGTTGGTATTTAAATGATAGCTCTGAAGACCATTCACGCCAACATCAGCATCGTTTGCCATCTCTAACACAAATTTAGCACCAGTAACTGCCGACTCACTGATTTTAAACTTAATTTCATTCTTTTCAAAACTCGGGGGATTATCATTGATGTCCGTGATTTCAACATTAATGCTATATAGTTCCATGGGATTCTCAAAAATAATCTGAAAATGCAGGGCGCATGGCGTCCTCTGCCCGCACAACATCTCTCGATCTATCCTCTCCTTGATAAGCAGGACCCCTCTGTCTTTATTCAGCTCGATGTATTCCGTTTTGTCCTCCGTATAAATACGTGCTTTGCCCGATATCAGTCTTTTCAGATCTAAACCCAAATCCTGCGCTATGTTACCGACCAAAGAACCTTTCGACATCTCCTCCGGAATAGAATAACTGACCTGCCCGTGTACCGAACAGAAAAAGAGGAGCAAAGCGAACAGGAATACTTGCGAGGCAATGGTGTTGTCCGACATTTTCTCTTTGTGAGAGGTATTGAACACAGTACAATCCGTGAAATAAAGGTATTCCTTTGGCTTGCGAGTCCTATTGATGCAAGCACAATGTAGTTTTGGTCGTTTGTATAACCGGAATTAAAGAGTGAAAGATCCACCTCCACCAACGTAGTGCTCTGGCTGTTCCCTGCTACACGGAGATGTTTGTAAGATTCTTTTTCTGTCTCGTATGCTGAGTTGATAAAGGGAGGGGCTGTCGGAATCCATCTAATCACAATTCTACACGTTGACCAACAGCGGCACTCTGAGTCAGATCTGTTGAACTACACAAATGATCTACCAGTGAAATAATTGTCTGTGTCAACACTATATGACAGTAAAGGTCATCATGTGAAGAGAAACATAACAACATTTGCAACATTCAGTTTCACATTTATACTTCGTTCGCAAAGCTAAATGTGAATATttaagggaaggggggggggcgtttCAAACACAtgtcaaatacattttatgaggtgtgtgtgtgctcaagtcAGGCTATATGGCAACAACTACAACGACTGATGTAAGATTTCCTAATATAAAAGTAAGAGCAAAATTAATCCACTGTAATGAAAAATGAGTTTCAACATAGTCTGCTCACCTGATCATCTGGGTCTTCCAGTTTCTCTCTATGCGCATTCCGTAGAAACAGAGTTCCATTAGTATCCAGACTTATAATGCTCTGACTAGAGGGCCTGCTGTATTTCAGATCACTTTTTCTGGAGTCAGTGGTGCGGCACACCTCGTAGTTGTAAACGTGTTGCAATGTACCTGTGCCCCCTACGTCTGCGTAATGGGGCGGATAATATGGGATTACTGGAAGGTGTCCATTCGATTTATACAACATCTGATCTCGTCTCCATCTGTAGCATTTGACTGACAGTATGGCTATAAGAGAAACTATGAATAGGAAAGACACTACAGCCAGTGCCAGAACTAGATAGAATGTAAGATTGTCATTATATTCCTTATCGTGCGTAAAGTCTGTAAATTCCGAGAGCATCTCAGGAAAACTGTCTGCAACCGCTACGTTGACACTGACTGTAGCTGAACGAGGGGGCTGTCCGTTGTCCTCGACTATTACAGTCAACTTTTGTTTCACGGCATCCTTGTCAGTGACTTGGCGAATAGTTCTTATTTCTCCATTCTGAGCGCCTACTTCAAACAGCGCTCTCTCTGTTGCTTTCACAAGTTTATATGAGAGCCAGGCATTCTGCCCAGAGTCCACATCCACAGCTACCACTTTGGTGACGAAATAGCCCACATCTGCTGACCGAGGCACAATTTCAGCTACCAGAGAACCACTGGTCTGTACAGGATACAGAATCTGCGGTGCGTTGTCGTTTTGATCTTGTATGACTATTTTAACGCTAACATTGCTAGTTAATGGAGGAGAGCCTCCATCCTGGGCCTTTACACGGAACTGAAAGTATTTTATCTGCTCGTAATCAAAAGAACGCACTGCATGTATGACTCCACTCTCAGCATTGACGGACACGTACGAAGAGATGGCTACTCCATTAATCATACTTTCATCCAGTATATAGGAAACACGGGCATTCTGCTTCCAGTCTGCGTCTACGGCCCTAACTACAAATACAGAGAGACCGGGAGAGTTGTTTTCAACAAGAGATGCTTCATATGAGCTCTTTTCAAACAGAGGTGCGTTATCATTCACATCAGTTATCTGTAAACTGAGAGTGATACTACTGGAAAGTGACGGAACACCTTCGTCAGAGCACGTCACAGTAATATTATACACGGAGTCTGTTTCGCGGTCCAGTGCACTGTCAGTAACTATGCTGTAGAAACCATTTGATGTTAACCTGATAACAAAAGGAATGTTGGCATTCATTCCGCACTGCACTTCTCCGTTTGTATCAGAATCTGGATCATCCACACTAATCATCGCTACAACTGTGTCTGCAGGGGAGTCTTCGTTAATTGAAGTGGACTTCGAAATAACATTAATACCTGGGCTATTATCATTGACGTCAGTTACATCCACGATTATTTTGCTTGAGTCTGACAATCCACCATTATCAATTGCTTCTATATCGATCTGGTAATATTTGGCTGTTTCGTAGTCTAGCTCCCCAACTAAAATAATATCACCGTTTTCCTCTATATGAAACAACTCAGACACGCCATCGAGactgtttgaaatgaaataACTCACTTCTCCATTGCTCCCTTTATCTGCATCGGATGCACTGACCGAAGTCACTATTGTTGCTTTTTTGGAATTTTCAGGTATTACGCTCTTATAGACAGCCTTGGTGAAAACAGGAGCATTATCGTTAATGTCTAACACGGTGATGTATATCTGAACTGTCCCCGACATAAGGGGCTCACCGCCATCCATAGCTGTCAGAAGAAGCGACatattctcttctttctctctatcaagAGGTTTCTGTAAAACCATTTCTACCTTTTTACTCCCATCACCCTGGCTATGCAGTTTCAACATAAAGTTATCCGTTGGTTTTAATGTATAACTTTGCAGACCATTGATACCAATGTCGAGATCCATTGCTTTGTCTAAACCAAATTTTGATCCTATCACAGCTGATTCACTTATCTCAAAACGTTTTTCGCTGTTTTTAAAAGTGGGAGCATTATCATTTACGTCGGCAATCTCTACTGTTACTCTGTACAATTCCATTGGATTCTCAAGAATAATCTGGAAGTGAAGAGCGCAAGGCGTAGTCTGTCCGCATAATGCCTCTCGATCTATTCTCTCTTTGATGACGAGGATTCCCCTTTCTCTATTCAGCTCGATGTACTCTGTGCTATCTGTCGTATAAACACGAGCTTTACCTGATTTCAGTCTTTTCAAGTCCAATCCCAAATCCTGTGCTATATTACCGACAACAGAGCCTTTAGCCATCTCCTCGGCGATGGAGAAACTCACTTGTCCGTACACTGAGTTTAGTGAGATGAGCGACATGAACAATAGGACTATTCCTTTTGTCGAAAATGTCCAGGTCGGAGACGG
This genomic interval carries:
- the LOC105912957 gene encoding protocadherin gamma-A5-like isoform X36, whose protein sequence is MSDNTIASQVFLFALLLFFCSVHGQVSYSIPEEMSKGSLVGNIAQDLGLDLKRLISGKARIYTEDKTEYIELNKDRGVLLIKERIDREMLCGQRTPCALHFQIIFENPMELYSINVEITDINDNPPSFEKNEIKFKISESAVTGAKFVLEMANDADVGVNGLQSYHLNTNDNFVLKLKNQPDGRKIVEMVLQKSLDREKQEMLPLVLTAVDGGDPQLSGTAQIHITVLDANDNAPVFTQPIYKASITENVAKGTVLTTVSASDADQGSNGDITYSITNNMDETRDMFEIDEKNGVLTSKGKVDYEKVRHYEIHVQASDEGGLTDLCKVQIDVLDTNDNAPTINVLSMSNVIAEDSKPGVVVGMFKVQDPDSGDDGRVECLTKDNSPFTLKTTTNGFYSLVTDDDLDRERNSVYNITVTCNDAGLPSLSSSISLSLRVSDVNDNAPVFEKSSYEASVIENNTPGISIFRLLAKDADWNQNARVSYMLEESSVNGVPVSSYVSVNAESGVIHSVRSFDYEQLKSFHFRVKAQDGGSPPLSRNVSVVITIQDQNDNAPQILYPVQTSGSLVAEIVPRSADVGYLVSKVVAVDVDSGQNAWLSYKLQKATDRALFEVGTQNGEIRTIRQITDKDAVKQKLAVVVEDNGQPSRSATVNVNVALADSFPDVLSEFSDFTHDKEYNDNLFFYLVLALAVVSFLFIVSIIAILSVKCYRWRRDRMFYKSNGNLPVIPYYPPLYTDVGGTGTLQHVYNYEHYRTTDSRKSDVKYGGPCGQSIISLDTSGSQTLPHVQRDIMSPEDLRDQQKPPNQDWRFNQNQRPGPSGATANPDVPVGTGPWPQPPTEAEQLQALMAAANEVSEATNTLTPGTMGLSTRYSPQFTLQHVPDYRQNVYIPGSTATLGSNPQQQMLQQQLQQQHLQQQHLQQQQQLQLQQQMLPQREALPPPQAVAAADDADQPDASKANQTPASKKKSTKKDKK
- the LOC105912957 gene encoding protocadherin beta-16-like isoform X43, with protein sequence MNRHNFSWILPSPTWTFSTRGIVLLFMSFISLSSVYGQVSYSIAEEMAKGSVVGNIAQDLGLDVKRLKSGKARIYTTDSTEYIELNRERGILVIKERIDREALCGPTTPCALHFQIILENPMELYRVTVEITDVNDNAPTFPNEKRIEISESAVLGSKFVLDKAIDLDIGINGLQSYTLKPTDNFVLKLHSQADGTKKVEMVLQKPLDREKAENISLLLTAMDGGEPLMSGTVQIYITVLDSNDNAPVFTKAVYKSVIPEHSNKGTFVTSVSASDADKGSNGDVSYLISNSHDGVSELFQIDKNGDIILVGQVDYETAKYYQIDIEALDKGGLSDSSKIIVDVIDVNDNSPVINIISQSTSVTEDSPANTVVAMISVDDPDSDTNGEVQCGMNDNIPFTIKLTSNGFYSIVTDSALDRETDSEYNITVTCSDEGVPSLSSSITLSLQITDVNDNAPLFEKASYEASVIENNSPGLSVFAVRAVDADWRQNARVSYILDEGMINGVAISSYVSVNAESGVIHAVRSFDYEQIKDFHFRVKAQDGGSPPLTSNVTVRIVIHDQNDNAPQILYPVQTSSSMLAEIVPRSADLGYLVTKVVAVDVDSGQNAWLSYKLMKATDRALFEVGAQNGEVRTIRQVTDKDAVKQKLTVIVEDNGQPSRSATVNVNVAVADSFPEMLSEFTDFTHDKEYNDNLTFYLVLALAVVSFLFLVSLVAILSVKCYRWRRDRMLYKSNGHLPVIPYYPPLYADVGGTGTLQHVYNYEVCRTTDSRKSDLKYSRPSSQSIISLDTNGTLSLRNAHREKLVMEDPDDQT
- the LOC105912957 gene encoding protocadherin gamma-A5-like isoform X17; translated protein: MSDNTIASQVFLFALLLFFCSVHGQVSYSIPEEMSKGSLVGNIAQDLGLDLKRLISGKARIYTEDKTEYIELNKDRGVLLIKERIDREMLCGQRTPCALHFQIIFENPMELYSINVEITDINDNPPSFEKNEIKFKISESAVTGAKFVLEMANDADVGVNGLQSYHLNTNDNFVLKLKNQPDGRKIVEMVLQKSLDREKQEMLPLVLTAVDGGDPQLSGTAQIHITVLDANDNAPVFTQPIYKASITENVAKGTVLTTVSASDADQGSNGDITYSITNNMDETRDMFEIDEKNGVLTSKGKVDYEKVRHYEIHVQASDEGGLTDLCKVQIDVLDTNDNAPTINVLSMSNVIAEDSKPGVVVGMFKVQDPDSGDDGRVECLTKDNSPFTLKTTTNGFYSLVTDDDLDRERNSVYNITVTCNDAGLPSLSSSISLSLRVSDVNDNAPVFEKSSYEASVIENNTPGISIFRLLAKDADWNQNARVSYMLEESSVNGVPVSSYVSVNAESGVIHSVRSFDYEQLKSFHFRVKAQDGGSPPLSRNVSVVITIQDQNDNAPQILYPVQTSGSLVAEIVPRSADVGYLVSKVVAVDVDSGQNAWLSYKLQKATDRALFEVGTQNGEIRTIRQITDKDAVKQKLAVVVEDNGQPSRSATVNVNVALADSFPDVLSEFSDFTHDKEYNDNLFFYLVLALAVVSFLFIVSIIAILSVKCYRWRRDRMFYKSNGNLPVIPYYPPLYTDVGGTGTLQHVYNYEHYRTTDSRKSDVKYGGPCGQSIISLDTSGSQTLPHVQRDIMSPEDLRDQQKPPNQDWRFNQNQRPGPSGRTKSHSPYLRWTPPRKIRATANPDVPVGTGPWPQPPTEAEQLQALMAAANEVSEATNTLTPGTMGLSTRYSPQFTLQHVPDYRQNVYIPGSTATLGSNPQQQMLQQQLQQQHLQQQHLQQQQQLQLQQQMLPQREALPPPQAVAAADDADQPDASKANQTPASKKKSTKKDKK
- the LOC105912957 gene encoding protocadherin beta-16-like isoform X9; translation: MNRHNFSWILPSPTWTFSTRGIVLLFMSFISLSSVYGQVSYSIAEEMAKGSVVGNIAQDLGLDVKRLKSGKARIYTTDSTEYIELNRERGILVIKERIDREALCGPTTPCALHFQIILENPMELYRVTVEITDVNDNAPTFPNEKRIEISESAVLGSKFVLDKAIDLDIGINGLQSYTLKPTDNFVLKLHSQADGTKKVEMVLQKPLDREKAENISLLLTAMDGGEPLMSGTVQIYITVLDSNDNAPVFTKAVYKSVIPEHSNKGTFVTSVSASDADKGSNGDVSYLISNSHDGVSELFQIDKNGDIILVGQVDYETAKYYQIDIEALDKGGLSDSSKIIVDVIDVNDNSPVINIISQSTSVTEDSPANTVVAMISVDDPDSDTNGEVQCGMNDNIPFTIKLTSNGFYSIVTDSALDRETDSEYNITVTCSDEGVPSLSSSITLSLQITDVNDNAPLFEKASYEASVIENNSPGLSVFAVRAVDADWRQNARVSYILDEGMINGVAISSYVSVNAESGVIHAVRSFDYEQIKDFHFRVKAQDGGSPPLTSNVTVRIVIHDQNDNAPQILYPVQTSSSMLAEIVPRSADLGYLVTKVVAVDVDSGQNAWLSYKLMKATDRALFEVGAQNGEVRTIRQVTDKDAVKQKLTVIVEDNGQPSRSATVNVNVAVADSFPEMLSEFTDFTHDKEYNDNLTFYLVLALAVVSFLFLVSLVAILSVKCYRWRRDRMLYKSNGHLPVIPYYPPLYADVGGTGTLQHVYNYEVCRTTDSRKSDLKYSRPSSQSIISLDTNGTLSLRNAHREKLVMEDPDDQQKPPNQDWRFNQNQRPGPSGRTKSHSPYLRWTPPRKIRATANPDVPVGTGPWPQPPTEAEQLQALMAAANEVSEATNTLTPGTMGLSTRYSPQFTLQHVPDYRQNVYIPGSTATLGSNPQQQMLQQQLQQQHLQQQHLQQQQQLQLQQQMLPQREALPPPQAVAAADDADQPDASKANQTPASKKKSTKKDKK